From a single Artemia franciscana chromosome 9, ASM3288406v1, whole genome shotgun sequence genomic region:
- the LOC136031587 gene encoding uncharacterized protein LOC136031587: MFLVKVQPCQNVNVTHLSPLSQNEKRQRVFTSDRLQITFSGKRRHTNSHSTSIESIILSLPKKSVERCFEERKSISCEVLSDTTIDTEERKTRAQNHKVSCVSLEMKRSASLPDLICGPSRHEKAINPIHVKLGSCYRLTITGKEKDIMAPSLAARRKCPPDISPLLIWSWLNAEQKNEALKNMGRKKKEKICKKALNRQLTFAKVAKLENENLELRLQLDRIKKKVEEASCSK; the protein is encoded by the exons ATGTTTCTTGTGAAAGTTCAACCTTGTCAAAATGTAAACGTTACCCATTTGTCGCCATTATCGCAAAATGAAAAG aGGCAGAGAGTTTTTACTTCCGACAGACTTCAGATTACTTTCAGTGGCAAGAGAAGGCATACTAACTCCCACTCTACCAGCATTGAAAGCATTATTTTGTCTTTACCCAAAAAATCTGTTGAGCGATGCTTCGAAGAACGAAAATCGATTTCGTGCGAGGTACTATCAGATACTACAATTG ATACAGAAGAAAGAAAGACAAGAGCTCAGAACCACAAGGTATCCTGTGTTTCTCTTGAAATGAAACGTAGTGCGTCTTTGCCAGATCTAATTTGTGGACCTAGTAGACATGAGAAGGCAATCAATCCAATCCATGTAAAACTAGGAAGCTGCTATAGATTGACTATAACAGGCAAAGAAAAAGACATCATGGCTCCTTCTTTAGCTGCTCGAAGAAAGTGTCCTCCTGACATATCACCTCTTTTAATCTGGAGCTGGCTGAATGCGGAGCAAAAAAATGAGGCACTGAAAAACATGggaaggaagaaaaaagaaaaaatttgcaaGAAAGCTCTAAACAGACAGCTTACATTTGCAAAAGTAGCTAAGCTGGAAAATGAGAATTTAGAACTGAGATTGCAGCTCGACCGTATTAAGAAAAAGGTAGAGGAGgcttcttgttcaaaatag